Sequence from the Cucumis sativus cultivar 9930 chromosome 1, Cucumber_9930_V3, whole genome shotgun sequence genome:
ttaaaataggtCACGAAAATTTTGTGTGTTGGACACATTTAGTGCTAATATAGACCCTCCTAAAATAGAGTGTCCGTGCTTTCACATGTGTTTGGAAGCTTAATTTTTCAAAGACCAAACGATTAGTTTTTAAGCCATATGACTTAGGAGTGGATTTTGGAAGCATCTCCAAACATCTGATAGCCTCCCCACtcctaaatcttttctaaAACCAAAACAGGAAGATGTCCCTACACTTTCAGATAATATCAAAAGGACTTGGAGAACGCAAGTGTCGCATCTACATTCACACCTACAACTACAAGATTATCCAACGAGTTGATTGTTTCAAACGTTTCTCATActccaacccatattttaccTCTCTCCAATTATTGTTGGCATCATGGTCTAATCTGCTAACTACCTGATTGTGTTTAGAGTTTATGACCATGCATCCTTGTCAAATATTTTGGTGATAAAATGAATTAGAATTGTTATCAATATCCTCTAAACTGGATTGAGATCCCTTTTCGAAAGACAGTTGAGTCCACTGTTCTAACAAACCCTCTTGAGTGTGTGCCTAGGCTCAAGGTGCAAGTCTGGCTCCATGCCTTGAATAGGTGACGCTCACAAATTTAGATGGTGAATCCCAAGGGTCAAAGCCCTGAGTCTTGGGGCATttccttaattttaaaataacagtAACAATTAGGAGTTTTAGCTTCTTTAggaatgttttatttcatatttccaTTGCAACGATGGTTTCCCTTTATATAGTGCTTTTACATATACTGCGcctccaaaaataaaaaaaatatatacgcacaattttttttccaccTTGGCTCAAGCCCCAAAAGGTTATTGCGCCCGGTTTATTGTGCCTTTAGCTTTTAAAAACATTGGTTGAGCCCCCCCATCTTTTGTTCTGATCTCAAGTCCCTGAACTTATCCATCCGATTTGGGCTGGCTAAACATTTTATGCTGCATAAATCTTTGTTTTCTGCCTTGAAACTTCAACGTTACTTTTGTTTGAGCACTCATACGGTTGCACTTGCAGAATCCATTGGTGTTTGCTATTCAAGCGCAGGCAACAATTTACCAGATGCCAGAGAAGTAGTACAACTATACAAAAACAACAGCATAAAAAAGATGAGGATCTATAATCCCGACACAACTATATTAAACGCTCTTCGAGGATCGAACATTGAAGTCATTGTAGGCATTCCAAACACTTACATCGAACACATTGTTAATCTTTCTTCTGCAGCAAACTGGGTCCAAAAGAACATTCAAGCCTATGTGCCATATGTCAATTTCCGATACATTGCAGTTGGAAATGAGGTGAAGCCACCCGATGCCATTGCGCAATATGTTTTACCAGCCATGAGTAGCATTTATAGTGCAATTTCAGCAGCCAATTTACAAGATCAAATAAAGGTTTCCACAGTAATATCCATGAGCTTCTTGTCGAACTCCTCCTTTCCTCCATCTAATGGCTCATTTAGTTCAGAGGCAGGTGGATTTATGGAACCAATTATCAAGTTTCTGGCTAAGAATGGCTCACCACTTCTTGCTAATGTGTATCCCTACTTTGTTTACACTGAGATCAATCAAACCATCAGCCTTGACTATGCTTTGTTCATGCAATCGCCTGCTCTTGTGATTAGTGATGGAAATTTTAAGTACAACAGTCTTTTTGAATCAATGGTTGATGCTCTTTATGTAGCACTTGAGAAGTTGGGTGGAGCCAAAGTGTCGATTGTGATATCGGAGAGCGGTTGGCCATCAGGTGGAGGCAACGGTGCAACAATTGAGAATGCAGGTACGTACTATAGAAATTTGATTAGCTTTGTTCGGAATGGGACGCCGAGGAGGCCGAGAAGAGCTATTGAAACGTATTTGTTTGCTATGTTTGATGAGAACTTGAAGTCTCTTGAAATGGAGAAACATTTTGGTTTATTCACACCTgataagaaatcaaaatacCAACTTAGTTTTAGTTAAGTAAAGGGTGTACGAATATACATAgcttataattaaaataaatcaatatatatatatattcattcacttctcattttaaatataaaataatgaagtcCAGTTTAAATTGTATAGTATATGCTTTATAGATATTCTTGAACATTCCATCCTAGATAGAGCTTTTCccaacaaaaatacattttttggttatcatatatttgatcaaatttcATAGTATGTTTAAAGCTGGGTAACTCAGACATTAAATTCTTGAATTCTTACAGAAGGTGTGTAAACAAATATAAACCTTGAACCAATTGTCATAACAACTAATTTGTTGGCTACAAAATCAGTTCACCATCTCTCAATACTAAACCATATATGTATACATCCATTATTTAAGCCACAAATAGTTCTTTGTTAAGGTCCGAGTTCTTGTTTTGCAATTTGCTAATTAGAGCAACAAGTTCCCTTTTGccacagaaaaaaaaaaccttgatATTGGCAAAACCTACCCctttcataaattaatcaaattggAAGTTACAGCACTAAAATACTATGGTTTGGCCTAACTGTGAAAAAGATTAGTTTTGGTAACTAACATAAATTGTTTTGTGGGATTATCGAGGTGTGTAAGCTGACTTCGATACTCAcgaatattgttaaaaaaagataaaatactcacgaaaattgttaaaaaaagacaaaatctTAGTATGACACTTGAGTTGATCAAATCACTTGTTGCCAGCCTTTCATTACATGGAAGAAGTGGATCTCCTATCTATCCATAAAAGGACGACTCAAGCAATTGTGCTTGCCAATCTTCACACTTAGGTTGTATGCTATCCCGCCACTTACCGAAGTGCCAACCCACCTCACTCCCCCTACTCTAAAGAAAGAAGGTTGAACGCTTTCCCTCTGGGTCAGAAGAACTGATTCACAAATAACAAGATTTACGCACATCAATCCTTAACTTTATTGCTTTCTCTAACTCACTTGAGGCGAGACAATCACTATAGATTGTAACCTTCAGTCTTGAGCAAGGACCTTCTCTCTCCTACAGCGGGAGAagagttaagaaaatattgaCCTTGCTTTGAGTATGCAACACTACAAATTTGATCTTTCTCGATGcacacaaattttgatttcttgatggTAGTGGCAAAAAACCactgaaaaaaaatatttttctcgaTACAATGTTTATCTTGATGGTCATGTACGTCAAGAAAAatcttcttattttgttgaagaaatatgaaaacacattaaaaaaaattgtggaaTCTTGATGGACAAAGTTtccttaattttgtttatggtccacaaacgtcaagaaaacTATTTCTCGATAGACAATAAACATCCagaataatatattagttgatTAGCAATAACCATCAATTTAGTTAGGTTTTCTTAGTCATAGAAAGAATTTTCTTGACTTGCAATGGCCATTTTCGCTTTGAAATGAAAGTATCGACCGATACGATTGCGAAAGAGATGGTCTGAATCAATTTTTTGAAGCAATTCAGAATCAGAAAgaaatgaagttttttttgaaaaaatgggaaagatccattttttcatttatatgaaTAAATTAGTCTAATTCTAATTAGTAAGAGCTCAACGGGACCTAccccctcttttttttctgatTCGAGGGGGATCCTGTTGAGTTCTTACGCTTTCATGTCTACAACTCAGTTCATCCGATTATTACAGAGATGAACCTAAGCCGGAATATGaaccataaaagaaaataccgACTAAACCGATCACAGGAATACCAGTTACAGTACCGATTAggctgaaaaaaaaattaatatatttgttttggatttttttgaTAGGTGTAGGGTTTTTTGATGGacaaataccaaaaaaagatCACGAAAAAgttccatcaagaaaaatgatgtcTTGATGAGTATTTGctcatcaagaaaaaaatttataatcttGGGTTTATGATAAGGTAATGGGCAAACCCATccagaaaaaactattttccaCTAAGCACAAAATTCGTACCCTCAGGTTCAAAAAACATgatattcataaataatagtcttaatttttttttttcaattattactttctattcatcaataatacaatattacctttttaaaagttaactaTTGTAATTATagttagattaaaataaataactttatcaaaatcaaattagttttgtgttcaactttaataaattgaattgaaagtttgtaatttatgatttttaaaatttgtagaagcTATAAAAGCTTGATAACATAAGCTTAGTTCAACAGGCATATGTATGTTTTGAACAGAGCTAATGTGAgtgtgaaaaatgaaagaattaaaatagaaaaaaaaatagattttttaatgACATGTTTTGAACTATTCACTTTTCTTGATGAacaaaaaacatcaaaatctcATTTCTTAATAGCcaataccaaaaaaagaaaaaagaaaacaatgttCTGATGAACTTTTTAGTTTCCTTGATGAACAAAAAACATCAAAGTTTCATTTCTTGATGGTCAATATCATCAAGAAAGCGTTTTTTATGACATGctttaacaattttcttgATGGTCAGACTTTATTGATGTATGTTTACTTGATGGACAAAGACCATCAAGGTAGACATTTTTTAACGTGTTTTGCACATCAAAAAAGGccaaatttgtagtagtgataACATGTTTTGCCCtttttcctatatatatatatggtccAACGTAACAAAGGACCCGTCCTCTTACATAATCCTTCATCCAAATCCgctatttaatatatatgtttgactTTATTCCACCACCCATACTTcaattcatgttttttttttgttttgagtaTCAATTTTGGAATAATAACAAAGTATATTagcattattttaaaaattgcaaatatataacaaagtcTACAACAAATAGACTTTATATTAGATCACCAAGAGTGTACtaatgatagaagtttattgtAGATAAActttggttatatttataattttttttaaaaatgttgctata
This genomic interval carries:
- the LOC101215743 gene encoding glucan endo-1,3-beta-glucosidase, which codes for MASSSIFFSSFSFVLVLLLGVLISPGFNRLVGLKLGNMAMAMTIEDEDSMALLPFGGSASSVGRFIRLPQCGGPRRTESIGVCYSSAGNNLPDAREVVQLYKNNSIKKMRIYNPDTTILNALRGSNIEVIVGIPNTYIEHIVNLSSAANWVQKNIQAYVPYVNFRYIAVGNEVKPPDAIAQYVLPAMSSIYSAISAANLQDQIKVSTVISMSFLSNSSFPPSNGSFSSEAGGFMEPIIKFLAKNGSPLLANVYPYFVYTEINQTISLDYALFMQSPALVISDGNFKYNSLFESMVDALYVALEKLGGAKVSIVISESGWPSGGGNGATIENAGTYYRNLISFVRNGTPRRPRRAIETYLFAMFDENLKSLEMEKHFGLFTPDKKSKYQLSFS